A genomic stretch from Gorilla gorilla gorilla isolate KB3781 chromosome 20, NHGRI_mGorGor1-v2.1_pri, whole genome shotgun sequence includes:
- the ZNF229 gene encoding zinc finger protein 229 isoform X2 — METLTSRHEKRALHSQASAISQDREEKIMSQEPLSFKDVAVVFTEEELELLDSTQRQLYQDVMQENFRNLLSVGDKNGKDMEYIQDEELRFFSHKELSSCKIWEEVAGELPGSQDCRVNLQGKDFQFSEDAAPHQGWEGASTPCFPIENFLDSLQGDGLIGLENQQFPAWRAIRPIPIQGSWAKAFVNHLGDVQERCKNLDTEDTVYKCNWDDYSFCWISCRVDHRFPEIDKLCGCNKCRKDCIKNSVLHHINPGENGLKSNEYGNGFRDDSDLPPHPRVPLKEKPYQYHEFRKGLRHSAYLNRHQRIPTGEKSVKSLERGRGVGQNTHIHSHPRAPVGDMPYRCDVCGKGFRYKSVLLIHQGVHTGRRPYKCEECGKAFGRSSNLLVHQRVHTGEKPYKCSECGKGFSYSSVLQVHQRLHTGEKPYTCSECGKGFCAKSALHKHQHIHPGEKPYSCGECGKGFSCSSHLSSHQKTHTGERPYQCDKCGKGFSHNSYLQAHQRVHMGQHLYKCNVCGKSFSYSSGLLMHQRLHTGEKPYKCECGKSFGRSSDLHIHQRVHTGEKPYKCNECGKGFRRNSDLHSHQRVHTGERPYVCDVCGKGFIYSSDLLIHQRVHTGEKPYKCAECGKGFSYSSGLLIHQRVHTGEKPYRCQECGKGFRCISSLHKHQRVHTGKKPYTCDQCGKGFSYGSNLRTHQRLHTGEKPYTCYECGKGFRYGSGLLSHKRVHTGEKPYRCHVCGKGYSQSSHLQGHQRVHTGEKPYKCEECGKGFGRSSCLHVHQRVHTGEKPYTCGVCGKGFSYTSGLRNHQRVH; from the exons GAGCCATTGAGCTTCAAGGACGTGGCTGTGGTCTTCACTGAGGAGGAGCTAGAGCTGCTGGACTCTACCCAGAGGCAGCTGTACCAAGATGTGATGCAGGAGAATTTCAGGAACCTGCTCTCAGTGG GAGACAAGAATGGAAAGGATATGGAGTATATTCAAGATGAAGAATTAAGGTTCTTTTCACACAAAGAGCTCTCCTCGTGCAAAATCTGGGAAGAGGTGGCAGGTGAATTACCTGGGAGCCAAGACTGTAGAGTAAATCTGCAAGGAAAAGACTTCCAGTTCTCAGAAGATGCTGCTCCCCATCAAGGGTGGGAAGGAGCATCTACGCCGTGTTTTCCAATTGAGAATTTCCTGGACAGTCTACAAGGGGATGGGCTTATCGGTCTAGAAAATCAACAGTTTCCAGCCTGGAGAGCTATAAGACCAATCCCCATTCAAGGATCTTGGGCAAAAGCGTTTGTGAACCATTTAGGGGATGTTCAAGAAAGATGTAAAAATCTCGACACAGAAGACACAGTATATAAATGTAACTGGGATGATTACAGCTTTTGCTGGATATCTTGTCGTGTTGATCACAGATTCCCTGAAATAGACAAGCTGTGTGGTtgcaataaatgcagaaaagactGCATTAAAAACTCTGTACTTCATCACATTAACCCTGGAGAGAATGGCTTGAAAAGTAACGAATATGGAAATGGCTTCAGGGACGATTCAGACCTTCCCCCCCATCCAAGAGTACCTTTGAAAGAGAAACCCTATCAATATCATGAGTTTCGTAAGGGCTTGAGGCACAGTGCCTATCTTAACAGACATCAAAGAATTCCCACAGGAGAGAAATCTGTTAAGAGTCTTGAGCGTGGTCGGGGCGTCGGACAGAACACGCACATACACAGCCACCCCAGAGCGCCTGTGGGAGACATGCCCTATAGATGTGATGTCTGTGGAAAGGGGTTCAGGTATAAATCGGTTCTTCTTATTCATCAAGGGGTGCACACAGGAAGGAGACCCTATAAATGTGAGGAGTGTGGGAAGGCATTTGGTCGAAGTTCAAACCTGCTTGTCCATCAGAGGgtccacactggagagaaaccatataAATGCAGCGAGTGTGGGAAGGGCTTCAGTTACAGCTCAGTGCTTCAAGTCCATCAGAGGCTGCACACAGGGGAGAAGCCCTACACCTGCAGCGAGTGTGGCAAAGGCTTCTGTGCCAAGTCTGCACTGCACAAACACCAGCACATTCACCCTGGAGAAAAGCCCTACAGCTGTGGCGAGTGTGGAAAGGGATTCAGCTGCAGCTCCCACCTCAGCAGTCATCAGAAGACACACACCGGTGAGAGGCCCTACCAGTGTGACAAGTGTGGCAAAGGTTTCAGTCACAACTCGTACCTTCAAGCTCACCAGAGAGTTCACATGGGGCAGCATCTGTACAAATGCAATGTGTGTGGTAAGAGTTTCAGTTACAGCTCAGGGCTTCTCATGCATCAGAGACTGCACAcgggagagaaaccctacaaatgtgagtGCGGGAAGAGCTTTGGCCGGAGCTCCGACCTCCACATCCATCAGAGGGtccacacaggagagaaaccctataaatgcAATGAGTGTGGGAAGGGCTTCCGGCGGAATTCGGACCTCCACAGCCACCAGAGGGTCCACACGGGAGAGAGGCcctatgtgtgtgatgtgtgtgggaAGGGTTTCATCTACAGCTCTGACCTCCTTATCCATCAGAGGgtccacactggagagaaaccctataaatgtgCTGAGTGTGGCAAAGGCTTCAGTTACAGCTCAGGGCTTCTCATTCACCAGAGAGTCCACACAGGCGAGAAACCTTACAGATGCCAAGAGTGTGGAAAGGGCTTTAGGTGCATATCAAGCCTTCACAAACATCAGCGAGTCCACACGGGAAAAAAGCCCTATACGTGTGATCAGTGTGGCAAGGGATTCAGTTATGGCTCTAATCTTCGCACCCACCAGAGGCTgcacacaggagagaaaccctacactTGTTATGAATGTGGGAAGGGTTTCAGATATGGCTCAGGTCTCCTTAGTCATAAGAGAGTGCATACTGGCGAGAAGCCATACAGATGCCACGTGTGTGGGAAGGGCTATAGTCAGAGCTCACATCTTCAAGGTCATCAGAGGGTccacactggtgagaaaccctataaatgtgaGGAGTGTGGGAAGGGCTTTGGCCGCAGCTCCTGTCTTCATGTTCATCAGAGAgtccacactggagagaagccgtatacgtgtggtgtgtgtgggaaaGGCTTCAGTTATACCTCAGGTCTGCGGAACCACCAAAGAGTGCATTAG
- the ZNF229 gene encoding zinc finger protein 229 isoform X1, with product METLTSRHEKRALHSQASAISQDREEKIMSQEPLSFKDVAVVFTEEELELLDSTQRQLYQDVMQENFRNLLSVGERNPLGDKNGKDMEYIQDEELRFFSHKELSSCKIWEEVAGELPGSQDCRVNLQGKDFQFSEDAAPHQGWEGASTPCFPIENFLDSLQGDGLIGLENQQFPAWRAIRPIPIQGSWAKAFVNHLGDVQERCKNLDTEDTVYKCNWDDYSFCWISCRVDHRFPEIDKLCGCNKCRKDCIKNSVLHHINPGENGLKSNEYGNGFRDDSDLPPHPRVPLKEKPYQYHEFRKGLRHSAYLNRHQRIPTGEKSVKSLERGRGVGQNTHIHSHPRAPVGDMPYRCDVCGKGFRYKSVLLIHQGVHTGRRPYKCEECGKAFGRSSNLLVHQRVHTGEKPYKCSECGKGFSYSSVLQVHQRLHTGEKPYTCSECGKGFCAKSALHKHQHIHPGEKPYSCGECGKGFSCSSHLSSHQKTHTGERPYQCDKCGKGFSHNSYLQAHQRVHMGQHLYKCNVCGKSFSYSSGLLMHQRLHTGEKPYKCECGKSFGRSSDLHIHQRVHTGEKPYKCNECGKGFRRNSDLHSHQRVHTGERPYVCDVCGKGFIYSSDLLIHQRVHTGEKPYKCAECGKGFSYSSGLLIHQRVHTGEKPYRCQECGKGFRCISSLHKHQRVHTGKKPYTCDQCGKGFSYGSNLRTHQRLHTGEKPYTCYECGKGFRYGSGLLSHKRVHTGEKPYRCHVCGKGYSQSSHLQGHQRVHTGEKPYKCEECGKGFGRSSCLHVHQRVHTGEKPYTCGVCGKGFSYTSGLRNHQRVH from the exons GAGCCATTGAGCTTCAAGGACGTGGCTGTGGTCTTCACTGAGGAGGAGCTAGAGCTGCTGGACTCTACCCAGAGGCAGCTGTACCAAGATGTGATGCAGGAGAATTTCAGGAACCTGCTCTCAGTGGGTGAGAGGAATCCTCTGG GAGACAAGAATGGAAAGGATATGGAGTATATTCAAGATGAAGAATTAAGGTTCTTTTCACACAAAGAGCTCTCCTCGTGCAAAATCTGGGAAGAGGTGGCAGGTGAATTACCTGGGAGCCAAGACTGTAGAGTAAATCTGCAAGGAAAAGACTTCCAGTTCTCAGAAGATGCTGCTCCCCATCAAGGGTGGGAAGGAGCATCTACGCCGTGTTTTCCAATTGAGAATTTCCTGGACAGTCTACAAGGGGATGGGCTTATCGGTCTAGAAAATCAACAGTTTCCAGCCTGGAGAGCTATAAGACCAATCCCCATTCAAGGATCTTGGGCAAAAGCGTTTGTGAACCATTTAGGGGATGTTCAAGAAAGATGTAAAAATCTCGACACAGAAGACACAGTATATAAATGTAACTGGGATGATTACAGCTTTTGCTGGATATCTTGTCGTGTTGATCACAGATTCCCTGAAATAGACAAGCTGTGTGGTtgcaataaatgcagaaaagactGCATTAAAAACTCTGTACTTCATCACATTAACCCTGGAGAGAATGGCTTGAAAAGTAACGAATATGGAAATGGCTTCAGGGACGATTCAGACCTTCCCCCCCATCCAAGAGTACCTTTGAAAGAGAAACCCTATCAATATCATGAGTTTCGTAAGGGCTTGAGGCACAGTGCCTATCTTAACAGACATCAAAGAATTCCCACAGGAGAGAAATCTGTTAAGAGTCTTGAGCGTGGTCGGGGCGTCGGACAGAACACGCACATACACAGCCACCCCAGAGCGCCTGTGGGAGACATGCCCTATAGATGTGATGTCTGTGGAAAGGGGTTCAGGTATAAATCGGTTCTTCTTATTCATCAAGGGGTGCACACAGGAAGGAGACCCTATAAATGTGAGGAGTGTGGGAAGGCATTTGGTCGAAGTTCAAACCTGCTTGTCCATCAGAGGgtccacactggagagaaaccatataAATGCAGCGAGTGTGGGAAGGGCTTCAGTTACAGCTCAGTGCTTCAAGTCCATCAGAGGCTGCACACAGGGGAGAAGCCCTACACCTGCAGCGAGTGTGGCAAAGGCTTCTGTGCCAAGTCTGCACTGCACAAACACCAGCACATTCACCCTGGAGAAAAGCCCTACAGCTGTGGCGAGTGTGGAAAGGGATTCAGCTGCAGCTCCCACCTCAGCAGTCATCAGAAGACACACACCGGTGAGAGGCCCTACCAGTGTGACAAGTGTGGCAAAGGTTTCAGTCACAACTCGTACCTTCAAGCTCACCAGAGAGTTCACATGGGGCAGCATCTGTACAAATGCAATGTGTGTGGTAAGAGTTTCAGTTACAGCTCAGGGCTTCTCATGCATCAGAGACTGCACAcgggagagaaaccctacaaatgtgagtGCGGGAAGAGCTTTGGCCGGAGCTCCGACCTCCACATCCATCAGAGGGtccacacaggagagaaaccctataaatgcAATGAGTGTGGGAAGGGCTTCCGGCGGAATTCGGACCTCCACAGCCACCAGAGGGTCCACACGGGAGAGAGGCcctatgtgtgtgatgtgtgtgggaAGGGTTTCATCTACAGCTCTGACCTCCTTATCCATCAGAGGgtccacactggagagaaaccctataaatgtgCTGAGTGTGGCAAAGGCTTCAGTTACAGCTCAGGGCTTCTCATTCACCAGAGAGTCCACACAGGCGAGAAACCTTACAGATGCCAAGAGTGTGGAAAGGGCTTTAGGTGCATATCAAGCCTTCACAAACATCAGCGAGTCCACACGGGAAAAAAGCCCTATACGTGTGATCAGTGTGGCAAGGGATTCAGTTATGGCTCTAATCTTCGCACCCACCAGAGGCTgcacacaggagagaaaccctacactTGTTATGAATGTGGGAAGGGTTTCAGATATGGCTCAGGTCTCCTTAGTCATAAGAGAGTGCATACTGGCGAGAAGCCATACAGATGCCACGTGTGTGGGAAGGGCTATAGTCAGAGCTCACATCTTCAAGGTCATCAGAGGGTccacactggtgagaaaccctataaatgtgaGGAGTGTGGGAAGGGCTTTGGCCGCAGCTCCTGTCTTCATGTTCATCAGAGAgtccacactggagagaagccgtatacgtgtggtgtgtgtgggaaaGGCTTCAGTTATACCTCAGGTCTGCGGAACCACCAAAGAGTGCATTAG
- the ZNF229 gene encoding zinc finger protein 229 isoform X3 has product MEYIQDEELRFFSHKELSSCKIWEEVAGELPGSQDCRVNLQGKDFQFSEDAAPHQGWEGASTPCFPIENFLDSLQGDGLIGLENQQFPAWRAIRPIPIQGSWAKAFVNHLGDVQERCKNLDTEDTVYKCNWDDYSFCWISCRVDHRFPEIDKLCGCNKCRKDCIKNSVLHHINPGENGLKSNEYGNGFRDDSDLPPHPRVPLKEKPYQYHEFRKGLRHSAYLNRHQRIPTGEKSVKSLERGRGVGQNTHIHSHPRAPVGDMPYRCDVCGKGFRYKSVLLIHQGVHTGRRPYKCEECGKAFGRSSNLLVHQRVHTGEKPYKCSECGKGFSYSSVLQVHQRLHTGEKPYTCSECGKGFCAKSALHKHQHIHPGEKPYSCGECGKGFSCSSHLSSHQKTHTGERPYQCDKCGKGFSHNSYLQAHQRVHMGQHLYKCNVCGKSFSYSSGLLMHQRLHTGEKPYKCECGKSFGRSSDLHIHQRVHTGEKPYKCNECGKGFRRNSDLHSHQRVHTGERPYVCDVCGKGFIYSSDLLIHQRVHTGEKPYKCAECGKGFSYSSGLLIHQRVHTGEKPYRCQECGKGFRCISSLHKHQRVHTGKKPYTCDQCGKGFSYGSNLRTHQRLHTGEKPYTCYECGKGFRYGSGLLSHKRVHTGEKPYRCHVCGKGYSQSSHLQGHQRVHTGEKPYKCEECGKGFGRSSCLHVHQRVHTGEKPYTCGVCGKGFSYTSGLRNHQRVH; this is encoded by the coding sequence ATGGAGTATATTCAAGATGAAGAATTAAGGTTCTTTTCACACAAAGAGCTCTCCTCGTGCAAAATCTGGGAAGAGGTGGCAGGTGAATTACCTGGGAGCCAAGACTGTAGAGTAAATCTGCAAGGAAAAGACTTCCAGTTCTCAGAAGATGCTGCTCCCCATCAAGGGTGGGAAGGAGCATCTACGCCGTGTTTTCCAATTGAGAATTTCCTGGACAGTCTACAAGGGGATGGGCTTATCGGTCTAGAAAATCAACAGTTTCCAGCCTGGAGAGCTATAAGACCAATCCCCATTCAAGGATCTTGGGCAAAAGCGTTTGTGAACCATTTAGGGGATGTTCAAGAAAGATGTAAAAATCTCGACACAGAAGACACAGTATATAAATGTAACTGGGATGATTACAGCTTTTGCTGGATATCTTGTCGTGTTGATCACAGATTCCCTGAAATAGACAAGCTGTGTGGTtgcaataaatgcagaaaagactGCATTAAAAACTCTGTACTTCATCACATTAACCCTGGAGAGAATGGCTTGAAAAGTAACGAATATGGAAATGGCTTCAGGGACGATTCAGACCTTCCCCCCCATCCAAGAGTACCTTTGAAAGAGAAACCCTATCAATATCATGAGTTTCGTAAGGGCTTGAGGCACAGTGCCTATCTTAACAGACATCAAAGAATTCCCACAGGAGAGAAATCTGTTAAGAGTCTTGAGCGTGGTCGGGGCGTCGGACAGAACACGCACATACACAGCCACCCCAGAGCGCCTGTGGGAGACATGCCCTATAGATGTGATGTCTGTGGAAAGGGGTTCAGGTATAAATCGGTTCTTCTTATTCATCAAGGGGTGCACACAGGAAGGAGACCCTATAAATGTGAGGAGTGTGGGAAGGCATTTGGTCGAAGTTCAAACCTGCTTGTCCATCAGAGGgtccacactggagagaaaccatataAATGCAGCGAGTGTGGGAAGGGCTTCAGTTACAGCTCAGTGCTTCAAGTCCATCAGAGGCTGCACACAGGGGAGAAGCCCTACACCTGCAGCGAGTGTGGCAAAGGCTTCTGTGCCAAGTCTGCACTGCACAAACACCAGCACATTCACCCTGGAGAAAAGCCCTACAGCTGTGGCGAGTGTGGAAAGGGATTCAGCTGCAGCTCCCACCTCAGCAGTCATCAGAAGACACACACCGGTGAGAGGCCCTACCAGTGTGACAAGTGTGGCAAAGGTTTCAGTCACAACTCGTACCTTCAAGCTCACCAGAGAGTTCACATGGGGCAGCATCTGTACAAATGCAATGTGTGTGGTAAGAGTTTCAGTTACAGCTCAGGGCTTCTCATGCATCAGAGACTGCACAcgggagagaaaccctacaaatgtgagtGCGGGAAGAGCTTTGGCCGGAGCTCCGACCTCCACATCCATCAGAGGGtccacacaggagagaaaccctataaatgcAATGAGTGTGGGAAGGGCTTCCGGCGGAATTCGGACCTCCACAGCCACCAGAGGGTCCACACGGGAGAGAGGCcctatgtgtgtgatgtgtgtgggaAGGGTTTCATCTACAGCTCTGACCTCCTTATCCATCAGAGGgtccacactggagagaaaccctataaatgtgCTGAGTGTGGCAAAGGCTTCAGTTACAGCTCAGGGCTTCTCATTCACCAGAGAGTCCACACAGGCGAGAAACCTTACAGATGCCAAGAGTGTGGAAAGGGCTTTAGGTGCATATCAAGCCTTCACAAACATCAGCGAGTCCACACGGGAAAAAAGCCCTATACGTGTGATCAGTGTGGCAAGGGATTCAGTTATGGCTCTAATCTTCGCACCCACCAGAGGCTgcacacaggagagaaaccctacactTGTTATGAATGTGGGAAGGGTTTCAGATATGGCTCAGGTCTCCTTAGTCATAAGAGAGTGCATACTGGCGAGAAGCCATACAGATGCCACGTGTGTGGGAAGGGCTATAGTCAGAGCTCACATCTTCAAGGTCATCAGAGGGTccacactggtgagaaaccctataaatgtgaGGAGTGTGGGAAGGGCTTTGGCCGCAGCTCCTGTCTTCATGTTCATCAGAGAgtccacactggagagaagccgtatacgtgtggtgtgtgtgggaaaGGCTTCAGTTATACCTCAGGTCTGCGGAACCACCAAAGAGTGCATTAG